In Candidatus Zixiibacteriota bacterium, a single window of DNA contains:
- a CDS encoding TlpA disulfide reductase family protein → MVRMILSMLVVLAGSAFISCSSSESTSRPSNNPSKNPYGAEVSSGQGDVAATSFSGVRAVDVDGNTRDMSEWLGKKAVVVNFWGTWCPPCRREIPGLVQLYKEYRNRGIEIISLAIERTAGPREVRQFAQQAGMEWVMLMSNDQAAGAFGLGNSVPTTIFYDARGREVARQIGARSYDDFKRDFEKIASRS, encoded by the coding sequence ATGGTACGAATGATCTTGTCAATGCTCGTGGTGCTGGCCGGCTCGGCCTTCATATCCTGCTCCAGCAGCGAATCGACATCACGCCCGAGTAACAACCCGTCGAAAAATCCGTACGGGGCGGAGGTTTCGTCGGGTCAAGGCGATGTTGCTGCTACGTCGTTTTCAGGAGTGCGAGCGGTCGACGTTGACGGCAACACTCGTGATATGTCCGAATGGCTGGGGAAAAAAGCTGTGGTGGTCAATTTCTGGGGGACCTGGTGCCCGCCCTGCCGACGGGAAATCCCGGGTCTGGTTCAGCTCTACAAGGAGTATCGCAATCGCGGAATCGAGATAATCAGTCTCGCCATCGAACGAACCGCCGGGCCCCGCGAGGTACGCCAGTTTGCACAGCAGGCGGGGATGGAGTGGGTGATGCTCATGTCCAACGATCAGGCAGCGGGCGCGTTTGGCCTGGGCAACTCGGTGCCGACCACGATTTTCTACGATGCTCGCGGACGGGAAGTGGCGCGGCAGATCGGCGCGCGCAGCTACGACGACTTCAAGCGCGATTTCGAGAAGATCGCCTCACGAAGTTAG
- a CDS encoding thioredoxin fold domain-containing protein → MKTVRLVLILTVAIVSIALVVSAGPQKPAKTKTDPNGIEWYGYEDGWKKAKAENKHMFVDFTATWCGWCKRLEATTFAEKRVVDALTKDFVPVKVWEKSPDTLDIDGYKIAEEDLRVREFGATAFPTLWFVSPKGVRVGPVRGYVDASTLLHYFDVVKFYRYDTTLDETGKPKAQK, encoded by the coding sequence ATGAAAACAGTGCGTTTGGTTCTCATCCTGACAGTAGCAATCGTCTCGATCGCGCTGGTGGTTAGTGCTGGGCCGCAAAAACCGGCGAAAACCAAGACTGACCCGAACGGCATCGAGTGGTACGGCTATGAGGACGGCTGGAAGAAGGCCAAGGCGGAGAACAAGCACATGTTTGTCGATTTCACCGCCACCTGGTGTGGTTGGTGCAAACGTCTGGAGGCGACTACGTTTGCAGAGAAACGTGTGGTCGATGCCCTGACCAAAGATTTTGTGCCGGTGAAAGTCTGGGAGAAAAGCCCCGACACGCTGGATATCGACGGCTACAAAATCGCTGAAGAGGACCTGCGTGTTCGAGAATTCGGCGCCACGGCGTTTCCGACTCTCTGGTTTGTTTCGCCCAAGGGGGTTCGGGTCGGACCGGTGCGTGGTTATGTTGATGCCAGTACTTTGCTTCACTACTTCGACGTGGTGAAGTTTTATCGGTACGATACTACTCTCGACGAAACCGGGAAGCCCAAGGCCCAGAAATAA
- a CDS encoding DNA polymerase III subunit alpha — protein MKYANFVHLHTHSQYSLLDGACRLDAVLELAKELKMPALAITDHGNMFGAIEFYIKALRMGVKPIIGCEAYVAAGSRFTKKPSEKYPESGFHMVLLVKDLTGYRNLMKLTSDAFLEGFYHRPRMDKELLRRHSEGLIATSACLKGEINWNLLNGNTEAAVAAAREMNEIFGPGNFFIEIQNHGLEKEQTLVPKLAAISRETGIPLVATNDCHYIRQQDANAHDALLCIQTGKFVSDTDRMRYNTDQIYFKSADEMQQALGDFPEALENTLRIAEMCNLELELGRLKLPVFPLPDKHHDPDVYLRQVCEKALPVRYREITDEIRQRLDYELGVIRQMNYAGYFLIVKDFCDYARSQKITVGPGRGSAAGSIVSYLLGITSVDPIRFELLFERFLNPERISMPDIDIDFADRGRDQIIQYVIDKYGKDNVCQIITFGTMAARGVIRDVGRVLSMPYGEVDKIAKLVPGTPGMTLEAALEKVPELKALTEKDQRVKKLIDYALTLEGLARHCSTHAAGVVIAPSALTNYVPLFKGSKDEITTQYDMKMVEHIGLLKMDFLGLRTLTVLDDAVAMIKANYPDAQIDIDNLPLDDPEVYKVFASGQTVGIFQFESSGMRDYLRRLQPETFTDIAVMNALYRPGPLDSGMIDTYIACKRGESKVEYLHPALREILSSTYGVIVFQEQVLHIANRLAGYSLGSADLLRKAMGKKDANLMAEQKKEFLAGAAKHRVDPKVAEEVFNQIETFARYGFNKAHSTCYALIAYQTAWLKRYYPKEFMAALMTSEMSNSDRIMVLLEECRRMGIKVLPPDANESKSHFTVVGGKIRFGLLAVKNVGSATAEAIAVAAATTRFKTLADLTSAIDPRHLNRRTLESLIAAGACDSLKGHRSQKLAAVESMLEYGHKVMAQSNSHDLFAGAGLQMQRVEPKLPEVAAWTSSEELAHEKEALGFWITGHPLDRYRDELKSFTTSSCAGLDQVVDGREVTLGGVLARVNRTPDKRGNMMAFATLEDFSGQAELIIFSDCFERSKQVLAADRMVLVSGRVSTREGERPKVIGNEILPLEKLTERFNCQLVIKLNSDCAEKTIERALATLDQYRGQVPVLLAARENGSEVYIKSSRYSVTMDFELLNRLKELLGDSAAYLRPVGPRDS, from the coding sequence ATGAAGTACGCTAATTTCGTCCACCTGCATACGCACAGTCAGTATTCGCTGCTCGACGGCGCCTGTCGGCTGGATGCGGTGCTCGAACTCGCCAAAGAGCTCAAGATGCCCGCCCTGGCGATCACCGACCACGGCAATATGTTCGGGGCTATCGAGTTCTATATCAAGGCGCTGCGTATGGGGGTCAAGCCGATTATCGGGTGCGAGGCGTATGTGGCGGCGGGCAGCCGGTTCACCAAGAAACCGTCGGAGAAGTACCCGGAATCCGGTTTCCACATGGTGCTGCTGGTCAAGGACCTGACCGGCTACCGCAACCTGATGAAACTGACCTCGGACGCCTTCCTCGAGGGCTTTTACCACCGCCCGCGCATGGACAAAGAGCTGCTTCGGCGGCATTCTGAGGGGCTGATTGCCACGTCGGCCTGCCTCAAGGGTGAGATTAACTGGAACCTGCTCAACGGGAACACCGAGGCGGCGGTCGCGGCGGCGCGCGAGATGAACGAGATTTTCGGCCCGGGGAATTTCTTTATCGAGATTCAAAATCACGGTTTGGAAAAGGAGCAGACACTAGTCCCCAAGCTGGCGGCTATCTCCCGCGAGACCGGTATCCCGCTGGTCGCCACCAACGACTGCCACTACATTCGGCAGCAGGACGCCAACGCCCACGACGCGCTCTTATGCATCCAGACCGGCAAGTTCGTCTCCGACACCGACCGGATGCGCTACAACACCGACCAGATCTATTTCAAATCCGCCGACGAGATGCAGCAGGCGCTGGGCGACTTCCCCGAGGCGCTCGAAAACACGCTTCGGATCGCCGAGATGTGTAATCTCGAACTCGAGCTGGGGCGGCTCAAGCTGCCGGTGTTTCCTCTCCCTGACAAACACCACGACCCGGACGTCTATTTGCGGCAAGTGTGCGAGAAGGCGCTGCCGGTTCGTTACCGCGAAATCACCGACGAGATCAGACAGCGGCTGGACTACGAGCTGGGGGTAATCCGGCAAATGAACTATGCCGGATATTTCCTGATCGTCAAGGATTTCTGCGACTACGCCCGCTCGCAGAAGATCACGGTCGGGCCGGGGCGCGGCTCGGCGGCCGGTTCGATTGTGTCGTACCTGCTCGGCATTACCAGTGTCGATCCGATCCGGTTCGAGCTGCTGTTTGAGCGGTTCCTCAACCCGGAGCGGATTTCGATGCCGGATATAGACATCGATTTCGCCGACCGGGGGCGGGACCAGATCATCCAGTACGTGATCGACAAATACGGCAAGGACAATGTCTGCCAAATCATCACGTTCGGTACGATGGCAGCGCGCGGGGTGATTCGCGATGTCGGCCGGGTGCTTTCGATGCCCTACGGCGAGGTGGACAAGATCGCCAAGCTGGTGCCCGGCACCCCCGGCATGACTCTTGAGGCGGCGCTCGAAAAGGTCCCCGAACTGAAAGCGCTCACTGAGAAAGACCAGCGGGTCAAGAAGCTGATCGACTATGCGCTCACGCTCGAGGGTCTTGCCCGACACTGCTCGACTCACGCCGCCGGAGTGGTGATTGCGCCGTCGGCGCTCACCAACTATGTGCCGCTGTTCAAGGGGAGCAAAGACGAAATCACCACCCAGTACGATATGAAGATGGTGGAGCATATCGGCCTGCTCAAGATGGACTTTCTCGGGCTGCGCACGCTGACCGTGCTCGACGACGCCGTCGCGATGATCAAAGCCAACTATCCGGATGCGCAGATCGATATCGACAATCTGCCGCTGGACGACCCCGAAGTGTACAAGGTCTTCGCGAGCGGCCAGACAGTCGGCATATTCCAGTTTGAATCATCGGGTATGCGCGACTACCTCCGCCGCCTTCAGCCGGAGACGTTTACAGATATAGCGGTAATGAACGCGCTCTATCGGCCCGGCCCGCTCGATTCGGGCATGATCGATACTTATATCGCGTGCAAACGGGGCGAGAGCAAAGTCGAGTATCTGCACCCGGCGCTCAGGGAGATTCTGAGCAGCACGTACGGGGTGATCGTTTTTCAGGAGCAGGTGCTGCATATCGCGAACCGTCTGGCTGGGTATTCGCTCGGCAGCGCCGATCTGCTACGCAAGGCGATGGGGAAGAAAGACGCCAACCTCATGGCCGAGCAGAAGAAAGAATTCCTCGCCGGCGCGGCGAAGCATCGGGTCGATCCGAAAGTCGCCGAGGAAGTATTCAATCAGATCGAGACTTTTGCCCGCTATGGGTTCAACAAAGCCCACTCGACCTGCTATGCGCTGATTGCCTATCAAACGGCGTGGCTCAAGCGATATTATCCGAAAGAGTTCATGGCGGCGCTGATGACTTCCGAAATGAGCAACAGCGACCGGATCATGGTCCTGCTCGAGGAATGCCGCCGGATGGGTATCAAGGTCCTGCCACCCGATGCCAACGAGTCGAAGAGCCATTTCACGGTCGTAGGCGGCAAGATTCGGTTCGGACTGTTGGCCGTGAAAAATGTCGGCAGCGCAACTGCCGAGGCTATCGCGGTTGCCGCGGCAACAACGCGATTCAAGACGCTCGCCGACCTGACCAGCGCAATCGATCCCCGCCATCTCAACCGTCGCACACTGGAATCGCTGATAGCCGCCGGTGCCTGTGATTCGCTCAAAGGGCATCGCTCCCAGAAGCTGGCCGCGGTGGAATCGATGCTCGAGTACGGCCACAAAGTCATGGCCCAGTCGAACAGCCACGATCTGTTCGCCGGGGCCGGGCTTCAGATGCAGCGCGTCGAGCCGAAGTTGCCCGAGGTTGCTGCCTGGACATCATCGGAAGAACTCGCCCATGAGAAGGAAGCGCTCGGCTTCTGGATCACCGGTCACCCGCTGGACCGCTACCGCGACGAACTTAAGTCGTTTACGACGTCATCGTGCGCCGGGCTCGATCAAGTTGTTGACGGGCGTGAGGTTACTTTGGGAGGCGTGCTGGCCCGAGTCAACCGCACCCCGGACAAACGGGGCAATATGATGGCCTTTGCCACCCTGGAGGACTTCTCCGGGCAGGCCGAACTTATTATATTCTCCGACTGTTTCGAAAGGAGCAAACAGGTCCTGGCGGCCGACCGCATGGTACTGGTCTCGGGGCGGGTATCCACCCGTGAAGGTGAGCGGCCCAAGGTCATTGGCAACGAGATCCTCCCGCTGGAAAAGCTGACGGAACGGTTCAACTGCCAGTTGGTTATAAAGCTTAACTCGGACTGCGCCGAAAAGACGATAGAACGGGCATTGGCGACGTTGGATCAATATCGCGGGCAGGTACCGGTGTTGTTGGCGGCTCGAGAGAATGGTTCCGAAGTATACATCAAGTCGAGCCGCTATTCTGTGACGATGGATTTTGAACTGCTAAACCGGTTGAAAGAGCTGCTGGGTGATTCGGCGGCGTATCTCAGGCCGGTCGGACCCCGTGACAGTTAG